The DNA region ATTTTACAGAAGAATTAAAACAGGTAAAACAACTTGATCAAAATTTAGAAAAAGATATTGAAAAAGCTAGAAAAATAGTTTCTACTATAGATAAAGAAGTTTCTTATTTAGTCCAATTAATTGTTAGCGCTGGTAAAATTCCAATTGCTATTGGTGGCGGACACAATAATGCTTACGGATTAATTAAAGGGACAAGCCTTGCCTTAAAAAGCCCAATAAACGCAGTAAATTTTGATGCTCATACAGATTTTAGAGCATTAGAAGGTAGACATAGCGGTAATGGTTTTAGTTATTGTTTTGAAGAAGGTTTTTTAAAAAAATATTTTGTTTTTGGTCTTCATGAAAACTATACGTCAAAATCTATTTTTGATGTTTTTAATGAAAACAAAAAACTGGATTTTGTAACTTATGAAGCTATCGAAGTCACTAATAAAATCACGTTTAAAAACGCATTAAAACAAGCAAAACAACACATTTGCGGTACTAATTATGGAATTGAAATAGATTGCGATGCTATAATTAACACAGCAAGTAGCGCGAAAACGTCTAGCGGATTTTCTGTAAAACAAACAAGACAGTTTTTACACTATTTTGGTAAACGTAAAAACGTAAAATATTTGCATATTTGCGAGGCTATTGCTACCAAAAAAAATAAAACTGAAATTGGTAAACTAATCACGTATTTAATCACAGATTTTATAAAATCCAGAACAATTAATGACTAAACTTAAGCTAGAATATTTAAGACTTATACTTACGTTTATAATATTTATATTTATTGTAACAAATCTATTTTTTTACATCAATCAGGTAAATAGCAATTGGTTTAATTCCTTATCAAAAATAGTAT from Mesoflavibacter profundi includes:
- a CDS encoding formimidoylglutamase; protein product: MEKLILFNKTDLDTVLSKRIGETKFGEQIKLLPDVTSIYDAIKKIDVNYVIFGIPEDIGVFSNNGKSGTYTAFDATIKILLNTQNNDLNNADKVLLLGHLDFTEELKQVKQLDQNLEKDIEKARKIVSTIDKEVSYLVQLIVSAGKIPIAIGGGHNNAYGLIKGTSLALKSPINAVNFDAHTDFRALEGRHSGNGFSYCFEEGFLKKYFVFGLHENYTSKSIFDVFNENKKLDFVTYEAIEVTNKITFKNALKQAKQHICGTNYGIEIDCDAIINTASSAKTSSGFSVKQTRQFLHYFGKRKNVKYLHICEAIATKKNKTEIGKLITYLITDFIKSRTIND